DNA sequence from the Myxocyprinus asiaticus isolate MX2 ecotype Aquarium Trade chromosome 3, UBuf_Myxa_2, whole genome shotgun sequence genome:
tactacagtgcatctcctcctcatggactgcaccagatttgccagttcttgctgtgagacatttctggggggaatggccctagccctcaccctccaatacaacaggtcccagacatgctcaatggaaCTGAGGTCTGGGCtcttcgttggccatggcagaacactgacttgcaggaaatcacacacagaacaagcagtatggctggtgacgttgtcatgctggagggtcatgtcaggatgagcctgcaggaagggtaccacattagggaggaggatgtcttccctgtaacacacagtgttgagattgcctgcaatgacaacaagctcagtccgatgatgctgtgacacactgccccagaccatgacggaccctccacctccaaatcgatcccattCCAGGGTACCAtcgagtacaggcctcagtgtaacgctcattccttcgacgataaacgcgagtccgaccatcatccctggtgagacaaaactgcgactcgtcagtgaagagcactttttgccagtcctgtctggtcctgtgaaggtgggtttgtgcccagaGGCGATGttattgccggtgatgtctggtaaggacctgccttacaaaagGCCTACAAGCCCatagtccagcctctctcagcctattgcagacagtctgagcactgatggagggattgtgcattcctggtgtaactcgggcagttgttgttgcagtcctgtacctgtcccgcaggtgtgatattcggatgtactgatcctgtgccggtgttgttacacgtggtctgccactgcgaggatgatcagcagtctttcctgtctccctgtagcactgtcttaggcgtctcacagtatggacattgcaatttattgccctggccacatctgcagtcctcatgcctctatgcaacatgcctaaggcatgttcacacagatgagcagggaccctgggcatctttctttagtgtcctaaatttttataactgtgaccttaattgtccgtaagctgttagtgtcttaacaaccttTCCACAGGTGcattttcattaattgtttatggttcattgaacaagcatggaaaacattgtttaaaccctttacaataaagatctgtaaagttatttggatttttacaaaattatctttcaaatacagtgtcctgaaaagggacgtttctttttttgctgagtttagttagaATGATAAAGTGAATTAGTGACACGTGAAATTGTCTATATGCCTTATATGTGTAATCAATATACACCCTGataaatactgtatacaatataCTACCTATTGATGCATATTGTAAAATATAACTGTGTGGATCCATCACTAAAGAAATCAGAACTTTTGATGCTTTCCAATTCATGTCATAATATGTGAAAGGAaatcacacttttttttcttttgtattaaTACTGTATATCTGCATTTGGATAAGGTCAATCTCTAACCATAATGCCTTTGAGTGTTTTAAAATCACAGTGAAACACCTGAAACTTCAGCCAGTCCTGAGATATACTGCGAAGTGTCCTTTTTGATATTAGCATTTGTGCTTCACCGTGCTGCtcaaatctattaaaaaaatatactaaGGTTTCTACTTGGGTTTTCTTTTTTGCTCTGAACAATGCAAtttgtgttatttattaatttttttgagatGTTTAGTGCTTACCAGTTCTTGCCATATTTTTATGTACTATGGACTCATTAAAAGACACTGAAATTATGGATTTTGTTGCTATGGCACCCCATAATTGGTACACCTGCACTGCTTCTGAGGTAATTAAATACATGATATTTCAAGATTTTAGAAGAAATCTGTAAGAGCTTTATGGAAAACTGAACCTGCCTTTCATTGTGTAAAAATTGCATGTGTAAAATTGCATTGGGATTATCCCATAAACTGTTCGATAACAccataaaataatcaaaattccTAGTAtgtaaaacacaacataagttgTAGTGATCAGGGAACTAGTAAGCTGACACAAAGGAAAAGGTTCATTACCAGACATTAGGCAATCCATGACCTGAAGAATTACTGAAATCCTACTTCAATCCCATCACCACTGCACAAATAATTTCCCCAATTTCTACCCAAAATGAATGGTCCCTGTTATTACAAACCACACAAATATTCATTTATTGGGCACTTATCCAAAGTaaattacagtacacttattacaatGGCAATAAGAGGCACAAAAACTATATATGCACAGGGCCATTTCTAGAAATAGCTGAGGGGGCTAAATGAAGCTGTTTTATTCTTTGCATAATCACATAAGAAGTGTCTCTGTTGGCTGACCAGAAACCATTTTTGCCCAGTTTTAAGACTTAAGACTCCTCCTCATAAGACTTTTCATTacatatcacaaaaaaaaaaaaaaaaaaaaaaacactgacaacAATTAACAGTCAGATAATCTCAGATAATTTGCAGTTATTCATGCTCTATGCatgagaaatgtacagtataagagTTCCATTAATACATACATCATGGTGTTCCTCTACAAACTGTGAACAAAGAGTCCTGGCCACATGAACGCATACTATGATATTAATAGTCTAAGCTAGAACAGGTAGCATTATAAAAATCATGTTgctgtaatttattttaagatcAGATTTGCTGTCCCAGACAAGAGCGTAACAATGAGCTGTTTCAATGAAGACtgcaaaaacatattttagcTTTGTACATAAAATACATTCCATCTCTATATTTGGCCCCCATAATCAATATCATAAGCTGCTCTCTGGAATGTCCAGAATAGGGCTTAATATCAACTGGGCATGTTCAGTGTGGATAAAATGTAATTGCATGAAACTGCAATTCTGATATTAACATTTCATACCACAGTGCGGTCTGTCTGCGTGTGCTCATaatgcagagagggagagaggtcAGAACCTCTTACAAGCCTTACACAAGAATACACCAAACTTCATGAATAGATAGTAAcaatattcattaatttaataCAGTGTTGCCTGAGAATTACTCGTGCACAGAGGTAATTAAACAAAGatcctattaaaggaatattccgggttcagttaaGCAAAAACAaattccttccttttctttaaaaaaagaaaaaatcaaggttacagtgaatcatttaatggaagtcaattggGAAGTTTTTGATGGGTTTAATGACGgaaaatataatttgatatatTTTAAATCCTAGTAAGGTCTTTGAGGCTTTATTTCCTAGTCATTAGTCAGACCATATTTCTTGgggtataaaataaataattaaccaGAACAGAGTTTCTAATTACAGcttctttcagcttttatgtcATCTCTTCCATGGCAACAAAGTGCTCTTTACCGGTTTGGATATCACTTGCATTAAGATGGAGAAGACTAAATGAGAGCCATGGGTAGGATGAAAAACAGAAACCACATCAGGGaggatgaactgctccagtacttTTGTATTTGATGTGAATTCAAAAATAGAAAACAGAATGCAGATTTCTGAAGTATGTAGAGTGCTTCCTCAGGATTGCTGGATAGTGTTGCCTTTGGCTATGCGTCCAATTAAAGGCAGGGCTCTGAGTTCCGCACGGAAGCTGTGATTGAGCCAGCAGTATATGAAGGGGTTATAGCAGGTAGAGCTCATGGCCAGCCAGTGGAAGGTGAAGTACAGGGCATTGTTTGCCTGGATCACTTTACTTGACAGCAGCACCACATAACAGTTTAGGGGAAACCAACAGACTGCAAAAACAGCCACCACTGCGATCAGCATCTTTAGGGTCGTCTTCTTTCTCCTGCGATGGGCTGCCGATTGGGCCTGCGTGAGATCCCCGACTGCATTCCGGAACCACACCTTCTTGGCCACAACAAGGTACGCTATGGATATTATCGCTAATGGCAATACATACAGGAGGACAAACGAGGCAAGATCCAGATACTTCCAAAAGAGATCTGAGGGTTGTGGGAAGCTGGGAAGACATACCATCCGTACCCTGTTATTGCTAAGAAAGACAAGAACAAAAAGATTGTATCAACACACCATTGGAAAGGGACTAAaacatggatgtttttttttatcgttGCATGTTATTTTTTGGAAAAGAAACTTACTGACCATGTTGGTATTCTAACTTAAAGATGACAGTCAGGGCAGGGTATCAAAAGGGTGACAAATGAAATAGAATAGGAGGATTCACTGGGTACAATCTACTGGAAGCCTTCTCACCCAACTGTACTACTTAAACATTTAGAATGTATTTTTGTTagttaatttaaataaacttaatgTTTGTCAGCTAAACTTTCAAATCAATTATTTCAATggtattttcattttgttgttgtgttaaaagaaagaaagaaagaaaaaaagagaaagaagttCATACACAAATTCAAAGCGCAACAGTTTCTGGTAGATGGCATGAGGTAGAGAGAAGCAGGACCCCATCACCCAGATGACTCCAATCCAGCCTACACCCTGAAGCCGAGACATCCTCTGTTTCATTGGGTACATCACCACCTGATGGACAGCGGTAATCACTAATCATGACTGACTGCACATTGACATGCACTGATGATTCATTGAGTTTTCATTAGAGGTGGAAAAAAGTGGAATACTCAAAATGTTTCATTGATCAATTTTTGTAATTTTAGTAATTGGTGTTGTTTATGTGGGTGCTTTTTTAAATACACTTACCTGGTGTCTATCAATGGCGATGGCAACCAGCGTAAGTACAGAGACGTGGACAGAACAATACTGTGCAAAGCGGCTCACATGGCACATCACCTTCCCAAATACCCATGTACTGTAAACAAACCGAACCTGACAGAACACAGTACAGGGTGCTTGTATcaaaatgcattaaagaaaagcATGTGTGACCACACAAATGAATCATGCACCTCCTCTGCATATACTTTactagacaaaaaacaaaaaacaaacaaacagacaaaccaCATACACACCTGCAAGCTTCATTAACCCTTCTTAGCCATTTGGCAGTATCATAACCCTATACGTtttcatatacatatatttatttattaattttatatattaattttaatatatatttaatttcactATGAACAATTTACTAATACtaggtagggcctccctttgctctcaaagcCAGCCTCAATTCTTCAtagcatggattccacaagatgttagaAACactcctttgagattctggtccatgttgacatgactgCATCtggcaatttctgcagatttttcagctgcacattcatgctacGAATTTCCCTTTCTATCACAttccaaaggtgttctattggattcagatctggtgactggaaagaacagtgaactcattgtcatgttccttCAAATTAATTTGAGACGACTTTTGCTTTGTCatatggtgcattatcatgctggaagtaagcattagaagatgggtaaactgtggccatgaagggattcACATGGTCAGCAAAAataaatactcaaataggctgtggcattcacgTGATGATTTACTGGTATTaatgggcccaaagtgtgccaagaaaacttTCCTgaccccacaccattacaccaccgccaccagtctggactgttgacacatgacaggttgggtccatggattcatgctgttggtgccaaattcCGACCCTACcgtctgtgtgcctcagcagagaGATTCAACAGACCAGGCTACCTTTTTTCCAGTCTTCATCTGTCAGGTTTGTCGAGCCTGTGCCagctgcagcctcagctttctgttcttgactgaaagaagtggaacccaacgttgTGCATTCTgcgatgctattctgctcatcacaattatac
Encoded proteins:
- the LOC127419806 gene encoding G-protein coupled receptor 83-like — encoded protein: MTFGNNSVDFFLQFYNLQNFSAFFNFSFVDAMYDRGANYESESHRPTIKALLIVAYSVIIIISLFGNVVVCHVVIKNKRMHSVTSLFIMNLAIADILITFLNTPFTLVRFVYSTWVFGKVMCHVSRFAQYCSVHVSVLTLVAIAIDRHQVVMYPMKQRMSRLQGVGWIGVIWVMGSCFSLPHAIYQKLLRFEFVNNRVRMVCLPSFPQPSDLFWKYLDLASFVLLYVLPLAIISIAYLVVAKKVWFRNAVGDLTQAQSAAHRRRKKTTLKMLIAVVAVFAVCWFPLNCYVVLLSSKVIQANNALYFTFHWLAMSSTCYNPFIYCWLNHSFRAELRALPLIGRIAKGNTIQQS